A stretch of Eschrichtius robustus isolate mEscRob2 chromosome 6, mEscRob2.pri, whole genome shotgun sequence DNA encodes these proteins:
- the LOC137765938 gene encoding olfactory receptor 5K1-like: MIEDNHSLTTEFILIGFTDHPELKTFLFLMFLTIYLITMVGNLGLVALIVSERRLHTPMYIFLGNLALMDSCCSSAITPKMLENFFSKDRMISLYECMAQSYFLCLAETADCFLLGAMAYDRYVAICNPLQYHTMMSKKLCIQMITGAYIAGNLHATIQIGFLFRLTFCGSHQIKHFFCDVLPLYRLSCVDTYINELLLFIFAGSVLIFTITIVIISYLFILFTIFKMKSKEGKGKALSTCASHFLSVSLFYGSLLFMYVLPKSGNEEDKDIPVAIFYTLVIPLLNPFIYSLRNKEVINVVKKIMKIYTIFKGYTPLPVITNIGYVPHVIQYILVAYLTPNSLYLPLPHPYTTHPSPLHW, from the exons ATGATTGAGGATAACCACTCCTTGACAACTGAATTTATCCTCATAGGATTTACAGATCACCCAGAGCTGAAGACCTTTCTGTTTCTGATGTTCCTTACCATCTATCTCATCACCATGGTGGGGAATCTTGGCCTGGTGGCACTGATAGTTTCAGAGCGTCGTCTTCACACGCCAATGTACATCTTTCTGGGTAATCTCGCTCTGATGGATTCCTGTTGTTCCAGTGCCATTACCCCCAAGATGCTAGAGAACTTCTTTTCTAAAGATAGAATGATTTCCCTCTACGAATGCATGGCACAATCTTATTTTCTCTGCCTTGCTGAAACTGCAGATTGCTTTCTCCTAGGAGCAATGGCCTATGATCGCTATGTGGCCATCTGCAACCCACTGCAGTACCACACCATGATGTCAAAGAAACTCTGCATTCAGATGATCACAGGGGCCTACATAGCTGGAAACCTGCATGCCACGATTCAAATAGGGTTTCTGTTCAGGTTAACTTTCTGTGGATCTCATCAAATCAAACACTTTTTTTGTGATGTCCTTCCATTATACAGGCTCTCCTGTGTGGATACTTATATCAATGAATTGTTGCTGTTTATCTTTGCAGGGTCAGTTTTAATCTTCACTATTACTATAGTAATAATCTCTTACCTTTTCATACTTTTCACAATTTTCAAGATGAAATCCAAAGAGGGAAAAGGCAAAGCCTTATCTACTTGTGCATCCCactttctctctgtctcattATTCTATGGTTCTCTTCTTTTCATGTATGTTCTACCAAAGTCAGGTAATGAAGAAGATAAAGATATACCTGTTGCCATTTTTTATACTCTAGTGATTCCTTTATTAAACCCTTTTATTTATAGTCTAAGAAATAAGGAAGTAATAAATGTtgtgaaaaaaattatgaaga tctatacaatttttaaaggttacactccactTCCAGTTATTACAAATATTGGTTATGTTCCCCATGTTATACAGTACATCCTggtagcctatcttacacccaatagtttgtacctcccactcccccacccctatactACTCATCCCTCacctctccactggtaa